A window from Pseudomonas moraviensis encodes these proteins:
- a CDS encoding P-loop ATPase, Sll1717 family: MLKLKDIYLGSTDAKNEMLSNSPEEFKRFVDSFVVPPALTINKFTDRSKYYVVGLKGTGKTALLRYISIKLEEELGSISTFVLFKSEVDEDLRKDFSKAARVQIVNENSDAFDGDDLESVWRWFIYRKIAAVIQEKNVDAFQDNANLARFIAVVSSEALTQPEKAGLIRLVPNIRKGSIEISKTPKLGLEFDWDENGKAKVNFNDLVRQADAAFNSLDPSSQRLNIFFDELELNYGTSKQYQRDSRLVRDLIVSIEKLNAYSKRLGFPLCLYAAIRSEVLVSVEALGKEINKPIADFGSIIHWNRPGLSAAQQPLLNIVEQRINNARVEAGLEVLSSIDLWKDYFPQFIHKQMPQVYILHNSWYRPRDIVRLLISVQDQYPDEKSFILQGLEAVRKAYSTASWVELTEELKAKYKPGEVEGIKYIFYGFKQICSLSDLIARADIVAVDHKETRELLARVSIREVVKDLFRIGVIGNIGPRGSHMRFSFRGDDEILFEQDIFIHNALCAHLSISREYR, encoded by the coding sequence ATGTTGAAGCTTAAAGATATATATCTTGGGAGTACTGATGCGAAAAATGAAATGCTCAGTAATAGTCCCGAGGAATTTAAGAGATTTGTCGATTCGTTTGTTGTTCCTCCAGCGCTAACTATTAATAAGTTTACTGATAGAAGCAAGTATTATGTTGTGGGGCTAAAAGGCACAGGTAAGACAGCGCTGTTGCGTTATATTTCTATTAAGTTGGAGGAGGAGCTTGGTTCAATTTCAACTTTTGTACTTTTCAAGTCTGAAGTCGATGAGGACCTTCGGAAGGATTTCTCCAAAGCGGCACGAGTGCAGATTGTTAATGAGAATAGCGATGCTTTCGATGGTGATGATCTTGAATCGGTTTGGCGTTGGTTTATTTATAGGAAAATAGCGGCAGTAATTCAGGAAAAGAATGTCGACGCATTTCAAGATAATGCAAATCTAGCTAGATTCATTGCGGTGGTCAGCTCGGAGGCGCTAACGCAGCCTGAGAAGGCTGGGTTGATTAGGCTGGTTCCAAATATTCGGAAAGGCAGTATCGAAATTAGCAAAACTCCGAAATTAGGACTAGAGTTTGATTGGGATGAAAATGGAAAGGCTAAGGTAAATTTTAATGATCTTGTAAGGCAGGCAGATGCTGCGTTTAATAGTCTCGATCCGAGTAGTCAACGGCTGAATATCTTTTTTGATGAGTTAGAGTTAAACTACGGTACGAGCAAGCAGTATCAGCGCGACTCACGTTTAGTGAGAGATTTGATTGTTTCTATTGAGAAATTGAATGCGTATTCGAAGAGGCTGGGGTTTCCCTTGTGTCTCTACGCAGCAATTCGATCTGAAGTTTTAGTTTCGGTTGAAGCCCTTGGTAAGGAAATAAATAAGCCTATTGCTGATTTTGGTTCGATTATTCACTGGAATCGTCCGGGGTTGAGTGCGGCGCAGCAACCATTGTTGAACATAGTTGAGCAAAGGATAAATAATGCAAGAGTTGAGGCAGGTCTTGAGGTATTGAGTTCAATTGATTTGTGGAAGGATTATTTTCCTCAGTTCATTCACAAGCAAATGCCGCAAGTTTATATACTTCATAATTCTTGGTATCGTCCGAGAGACATAGTTAGGCTGTTGATCTCTGTGCAGGATCAGTATCCTGATGAGAAAAGTTTTATTCTTCAGGGGCTAGAGGCAGTAAGAAAAGCGTATTCTACTGCGTCGTGGGTAGAACTTACCGAGGAGCTCAAAGCCAAGTATAAACCTGGCGAGGTTGAAGGGATTAAATATATATTTTATGGCTTCAAACAGATCTGTAGTTTGAGCGATCTCATAGCTCGTGCAGATATCGTGGCAGTAGATCATAAAGAAACCCGTGAACTACTCGCAAGAGTTTCAATAAGGGAAGTGGTAAAGGATCTCTTCCGTATAGGCGTCATAGGAAATATTGGGCCTCGTGGTTCTCACATGAGATTCTCATTTCGAGGGGATGACGAGATACTTTTTGAGCAGGATATATTTATTCACAATGCGCTCTGTGCGCATCTATCTATTAGTCGCGAATATAGATAA
- a CDS encoding winged helix-turn-helix domain-containing protein: METSTTLPRKYFVVVTHSTTSQRELESILSSERFNSFGTSQAQMFVEGVASPSSAPMVMEFSYPSLSRKNVARSIEHDTQRILATLENEWRAAQTDNPFQSFPAVSAERAHISNVSESPEACSDTWHLDDDQGVLLKDNIAISLTGLETALVRKMLTHEERVVSRDDLIISIGREPEQYRGLEMCLSRLQDKFKSASNGERLFRAVRNRGYCLIQEVVA, from the coding sequence ATGGAAACGAGTACAACCCTCCCCAGAAAATATTTTGTAGTTGTGACGCACAGCACAACGTCGCAGCGTGAACTGGAAAGCATCTTGTCCAGTGAGCGTTTCAATTCGTTTGGCACGTCGCAGGCGCAAATGTTTGTTGAAGGTGTTGCTTCGCCCTCTTCCGCCCCGATGGTCATGGAGTTCAGTTACCCAAGCCTTAGCCGAAAGAACGTTGCGCGCAGTATCGAACATGATACTCAACGCATACTGGCCACCCTTGAAAATGAATGGCGAGCCGCGCAAACAGACAACCCGTTCCAGAGCTTTCCGGCAGTTAGTGCAGAACGAGCACATATCTCGAATGTCAGCGAGAGTCCTGAGGCCTGCAGCGACACCTGGCATCTTGACGATGATCAAGGCGTACTGCTCAAGGACAACATCGCAATCAGCCTGACTGGCCTGGAAACCGCCCTGGTCCGGAAAATGCTGACCCATGAAGAACGGGTGGTCAGTCGCGATGACTTGATCATCAGTATTGGCCGGGAACCGGAGCAATACCGTGGTCTGGAGATGTGCCTGAGCCGCTTGCAGGATAAATTCAAGAGCGCGAGTAATGGCGAGCGATTGTTTCGAGCCGTAAGAAATCGCGGATATTGCTTGATCCAGGAAGTCGTCGCGTAA
- a CDS encoding site-specific integrase — protein sequence MGTITSRKRKDNSTAYTAQIRINRDGRTVYQESQTFDRKQVAQAWIKRRETELSEPGAIERANRKGVTIRKMIEQYLDEYEKIRPLGKTKNATLNAIKDTWLGGLDDSALTSQKLVEFAQWRMSKEGGGVQAQTVGNDLSHLGAVLSVARPAWGYEVDPLAMPDARKVLRKLGMVSKSKERNRRPTLEELDKLMTHFFEMQTRHKAQINMPKMIAFALFSTRRQEEITRIRWDDLDESRQAVLVRDMKNPGQKIGNNVWCHLPDEAWAILQSMPKTEREIFPYNSRSVSASFTRACPLLGIEDLHFHDLRHEGVSRLFEMDWDIPRVSSVSGHRDWNSLRRYTHLRGRGDRYDQWRWLEALLGGENSSGQS from the coding sequence ATGGGCACGATCACATCACGCAAGCGCAAGGACAACTCGACGGCCTACACGGCGCAGATACGGATCAATCGGGATGGGCGCACAGTTTATCAGGAAAGCCAAACCTTCGACCGAAAGCAGGTCGCCCAGGCATGGATCAAACGGCGTGAGACGGAGCTGTCCGAGCCTGGTGCAATCGAGCGAGCGAACCGCAAGGGTGTGACGATCAGAAAGATGATCGAGCAGTACCTGGATGAGTACGAAAAGATCCGGCCGTTGGGTAAGACAAAGAACGCCACACTCAATGCGATCAAGGATACCTGGTTAGGTGGTCTCGACGACTCGGCGCTGACCAGTCAGAAGCTGGTGGAGTTCGCGCAGTGGCGGATGAGTAAAGAGGGCGGCGGTGTTCAGGCGCAGACGGTCGGTAATGATCTCTCGCACCTGGGTGCAGTCCTGTCTGTGGCGCGGCCGGCGTGGGGCTACGAGGTGGATCCTTTGGCCATGCCTGACGCGCGCAAGGTGCTGCGAAAGCTGGGCATGGTGAGCAAGAGCAAGGAACGGAACCGCCGTCCGACGCTGGAGGAACTGGACAAGCTGATGACGCATTTCTTTGAGATGCAGACGCGTCATAAAGCCCAGATCAACATGCCGAAGATGATTGCCTTCGCTCTCTTCTCGACGCGCCGGCAGGAGGAGATCACGCGGATTCGCTGGGATGACCTCGACGAGTCCCGGCAGGCGGTCCTTGTGCGTGACATGAAGAATCCCGGGCAGAAAATCGGTAATAACGTGTGGTGTCACTTGCCTGATGAGGCCTGGGCGATCCTTCAGAGCATGCCCAAGACCGAGCGGGAGATCTTTCCGTACAACTCAAGGTCGGTATCCGCATCGTTCACACGGGCGTGCCCGCTGCTGGGGATTGAGGACCTGCACTTCCATGATCTAAGGCACGAAGGGGTGAGCCGTCTGTTCGAGATGGACTGGGACATTCCGCGGGTATCTAGTGTCTCGGGTCACCGCGATTGGAACTCCTTGCGCAGGTATACACATCTACGTGGGAGAGGTGATCGGTATGATCAATGGCGATGGCTTGAGGCACTGCTAGGGGGAGAAAACTCTAGTGGACAATCTTAA
- a CDS encoding pyocin activator PrtN family protein, with product MSNTAQNPLRLHPAPESATVELLYRIFGDVLIPLDKVREQYFRNLNEQSFVAEISSGRIQLPITTLDTSRKAPKYAHIRHVASLIDIRAYKADEDMQRQQDDTTE from the coding sequence ATGAGTAACACAGCACAAAACCCACTACGCCTGCACCCGGCGCCGGAATCAGCCACCGTCGAATTGCTTTACCGCATCTTCGGCGACGTCCTGATCCCGCTCGACAAAGTGCGCGAGCAGTATTTCCGCAACCTCAACGAGCAATCGTTCGTGGCCGAGATCAGCAGCGGCCGCATCCAGCTCCCCATCACCACGCTGGACACCAGCCGCAAGGCACCGAAGTACGCACACATCCGCCACGTCGCCTCCCTGATCGACATCCGCGCCTACAAGGCCGACGAAGACATGCAGCGACAGCAGGACGACACCACCGAGTAA
- a CDS encoding winged helix-turn-helix domain-containing protein yields MMLSGNLATRSPRPTNDESGVLALGRTLGVADHFTTLIAKHVQPDMILETGAFTSSYKQQRYIDSYRAIFLIIDSPQALEDNLALIQNLRDANLKPLICAVITGRGAVNKIKYYLAGADACIKLNTLSDDSDDLLTEFFNSEDWQRDITLTLDPTRICLLDSRRKLDISFAEMKILEAFAQTANHILSHDEIASIMGLNANFYDPRALEKSISRLRGKIKDMYGTNAIQSIRGYGYRLMRGLISTA; encoded by the coding sequence ATGATGCTCTCAGGGAACTTGGCGACTAGAAGTCCGCGCCCGACAAATGATGAATCCGGTGTTCTTGCTCTGGGTCGTACCTTGGGTGTGGCCGATCATTTTACGACGCTGATCGCAAAGCACGTGCAGCCCGATATGATCCTGGAAACAGGTGCTTTCACTAGTTCATATAAACAGCAGCGCTACATCGATTCCTATCGCGCCATCTTCCTCATCATCGATAGCCCACAGGCCCTCGAAGACAATTTGGCGCTTATACAGAATCTGCGTGATGCGAACTTGAAACCGCTTATTTGCGCAGTCATCACCGGCCGCGGGGCGGTCAACAAGATCAAGTATTATCTCGCCGGCGCCGATGCCTGTATCAAGCTCAACACACTGAGCGATGACAGCGACGACTTGCTCACGGAGTTCTTCAACAGCGAAGACTGGCAGCGGGATATCACTCTGACGCTTGATCCGACGCGGATCTGCCTGCTGGACAGTCGGCGCAAACTCGATATTTCTTTCGCCGAGATGAAGATCCTCGAGGCCTTTGCGCAGACCGCCAATCACATTCTGAGCCATGATGAAATCGCCAGCATCATGGGCCTCAACGCCAATTTCTACGATCCTCGGGCACTGGAGAAATCAATCAGCCGCTTGCGTGGAAAAATCAAGGACATGTATGGTACAAACGCGATTCAGAGCATCCGCGGCTACGGCTATCGCCTGATGCGGGGTCTGATATCGACTGCCTGA
- a CDS encoding undecaprenyl-phosphate glucose phosphotransferase: MDLSLSINRSTGLKGLTFWGQWALAQAFVVTLLFILAEQHTGTVAFYYRMCATLAVLASVPAYTFSGVYRKRDNYLTGLGRLFMGWSMTMAALACIAFVCQADELFSRQVILSWAVYGFLGQAFLYAPLHAFSKYYQRSRKSEHRTLIVGTGELALGLAKKLSQLENLPLIGLVSNGDKPVLAADAPRVVGAQDELLELIEAHDIRRLYITLPLCEAAKIEAMYVDLLGANVDVVWVPDLNSLTLLNHSVKVVDGLPAIYLNESPLTSRPTAALSKSLVEKTVAFLAIIALSPLLLIIALAVKLNSPGPVFFKQDRHGWNGKVIKVWKFRSMRVHDDREVKQASRNDSRITAVGRFIRRTSLDELPQLFNVLQGHMALVGPRPHAVAHNNYYSGKILAYMARHRIKPGITGLAQISGCRGETDTIDKMQKRVEIDLQYINSWSLWLDLKILVKTPFTLLSKDIY, translated from the coding sequence ATGGATCTTTCTCTCAGTATTAATCGAAGCACGGGCCTCAAGGGACTGACCTTTTGGGGCCAATGGGCGCTGGCACAGGCTTTCGTTGTGACGCTGTTGTTCATCCTCGCTGAACAGCACACCGGCACCGTCGCGTTCTACTACCGAATGTGCGCCACCCTCGCCGTCCTGGCCTCGGTGCCGGCTTACACATTCAGCGGCGTTTATCGCAAACGCGACAACTACCTGACTGGCCTCGGCCGTCTGTTCATGGGTTGGTCGATGACCATGGCCGCGCTGGCGTGCATCGCGTTTGTCTGCCAGGCCGATGAGCTGTTTTCCCGTCAGGTGATCCTGAGCTGGGCGGTGTACGGCTTCCTCGGTCAGGCCTTCCTCTACGCGCCGCTGCATGCGTTTTCCAAGTACTACCAGCGTTCGCGTAAAAGCGAGCACCGGACGCTGATCGTCGGCACTGGCGAACTGGCACTGGGCCTGGCGAAGAAACTCAGCCAACTGGAAAACCTGCCGCTGATCGGTCTGGTCAGCAACGGCGACAAACCAGTCCTCGCCGCAGACGCACCACGCGTCGTCGGCGCTCAGGATGAGTTGCTCGAACTGATTGAGGCTCACGACATCCGCCGCTTGTACATCACCCTGCCGCTGTGCGAAGCCGCCAAAATCGAGGCGATGTATGTCGATCTGCTCGGGGCCAACGTCGATGTGGTGTGGGTGCCGGACCTCAACAGCCTGACCCTGCTCAACCACTCGGTGAAAGTCGTGGACGGCCTGCCAGCGATCTACCTGAACGAAAGCCCCCTGACCAGCCGCCCGACCGCTGCCCTGAGCAAAAGTCTGGTTGAGAAGACCGTGGCGTTCCTGGCGATCATTGCCCTCAGTCCGCTGCTGTTGATCATCGCGCTGGCGGTGAAACTCAACTCGCCCGGCCCGGTGTTTTTCAAGCAGGATCGTCATGGCTGGAACGGCAAGGTGATCAAGGTCTGGAAATTCCGCTCGATGCGTGTCCACGATGATCGCGAAGTGAAACAGGCCAGTCGTAATGACTCGCGTATCACCGCCGTGGGTCGCTTTATCCGCCGCACGTCGCTGGATGAGTTGCCGCAACTGTTCAACGTCTTGCAGGGGCATATGGCTCTGGTGGGTCCGCGTCCACATGCTGTTGCGCACAATAACTATTACTCGGGCAAGATCCTCGCCTACATGGCGCGTCACCGAATCAAACCGGGGATCACCGGGCTTGCACAGATCAGTGGCTGCCGCGGCGAAACCGACACCATCGACAAGATGCAGAAGCGTGTCGAGATCGACCTGCAGTACATCAACAGCTGGTCGTTGTGGCTGGACCTGAAGATCCTGGTAAAAACGCCATTTACGTTGTTATCGAAAGATATTTACTGA
- the dusA gene encoding tRNA dihydrouridine(20/20a) synthase DusA, whose translation MKPEKSEARVNTSLTRSEPSRRFSVAPMMDWTDRHCRYFLRLLSKHALLYTEMVTTGALLNGDHERFLRHHEAEHPLALQLGGSVPLDLAACARMAQEHGYDEVNLNVGCPSDRVQNNMIGACLMGHPQLVADCVKAMRDAVSIPVTVKHRIGINGRDSYAELCDFVGTVRDAGCTSFTVHARIAILEGLSPKENRDIPPLRYDVAAQLKADFPELEIVLNGGIKTMEACHEHLQTFDGVMLGREAYHNPYLLAEVDQQLFGSNAPVISRSEALAQLRPYIAEHLLAGGAMHHITRHVLGLGTGFPGARKFRQLLSVDIHKATDPLALLDQAAELLEGR comes from the coding sequence ATGAAACCCGAAAAATCTGAAGCGCGCGTTAACACTAGCCTCACCCGTTCCGAGCCGTCTCGCCGCTTCAGCGTGGCCCCGATGATGGATTGGACGGACCGCCATTGCCGGTACTTCCTGCGCCTGCTGTCCAAGCACGCCCTGCTCTACACCGAAATGGTCACCACTGGCGCGTTGCTCAACGGCGATCACGAACGTTTTCTCCGTCACCACGAAGCCGAACACCCGCTCGCGTTGCAGCTGGGCGGTAGCGTTCCGCTCGATCTCGCCGCCTGCGCGCGTATGGCGCAAGAGCATGGCTACGACGAAGTGAACCTGAACGTTGGCTGCCCGAGCGATCGTGTGCAGAACAACATGATCGGCGCGTGCCTGATGGGGCATCCGCAGCTTGTGGCGGATTGTGTGAAGGCGATGCGCGATGCGGTGTCGATTCCGGTGACGGTAAAGCACCGCATCGGCATCAACGGACGCGACAGTTATGCCGAGCTGTGCGATTTCGTCGGTACGGTGCGCGATGCCGGGTGCACGAGTTTTACCGTGCATGCGCGGATTGCGATTCTCGAAGGGTTGTCGCCGAAGGAGAATCGCGACATTCCGCCGTTGCGTTATGACGTCGCGGCGCAGTTGAAGGCGGATTTTCCGGAGCTGGAGATTGTGCTGAACGGCGGGATCAAGACCATGGAGGCCTGCCATGAGCATCTGCAGACTTTCGACGGTGTGATGTTGGGGCGTGAGGCTTATCACAATCCGTATTTGCTGGCAGAGGTCGATCAGCAGTTGTTCGGCAGTAACGCGCCGGTGATCAGCCGGTCTGAAGCGTTGGCGCAGTTGCGGCCTTATATCGCCGAACATCTGCTGGCCGGTGGTGCGATGCATCACATCACGCGGCATGTGCTGGGTTTGGGTACCGGTTTCCCCGGGGCGCGCAAGTTTCGGCAGCTGTTGTCGGTGGATATTCACAAGGCCACGGATCCGCTGGCGTTGCTGGATCAGGCGGCGGAGTTGCTTGAAGGGCGTTGA
- a CDS encoding undecaprenyl-diphosphate phosphatase yields MDFWTLFQVLILGAVEGLTEFLPISSTGHQIIVADLLEFGGERAMAFNIIIQLGAILAVVWEFRPKIFEIVKGLPTERNAQRFTLNLLIAFLPAVILGVLFADAIHEYLFNPITVAVALVVGGIVMLWAEQRSHVVSVEHVDDMRWSHALKVGFVQCLAMIPGTSRSGSTIIGGLLFGLSRKAATEFSFFLAMPTMVGAAVYSGYKYRDLFQPNDLPVFALGFVTAFIFAMIAVRGLLKFIANHSYAAFAWYRIGFGLLILATWVFGWVNWTAAAAA; encoded by the coding sequence ATGGATTTCTGGACCCTTTTCCAGGTGTTGATATTGGGCGCGGTAGAAGGCTTGACCGAGTTCTTGCCGATCTCGAGTACCGGTCACCAGATTATTGTCGCCGACCTGCTCGAATTCGGCGGCGAACGCGCGATGGCGTTCAACATCATTATTCAACTGGGGGCTATTCTTGCGGTGGTGTGGGAATTCCGTCCGAAGATCTTCGAAATCGTCAAAGGCCTGCCCACCGAGCGCAATGCACAGCGTTTTACCCTTAATCTGCTGATCGCGTTTCTCCCCGCCGTTATCCTTGGCGTGTTATTCGCCGACGCGATCCATGAATATCTCTTCAACCCGATCACCGTTGCGGTTGCCCTGGTTGTCGGCGGCATCGTCATGTTATGGGCGGAACAGCGCAGCCATGTGGTCAGCGTCGAACATGTCGACGACATGCGCTGGTCTCACGCGCTAAAAGTCGGTTTCGTACAATGCCTGGCGATGATTCCCGGCACCTCGCGCTCCGGTTCGACCATCATCGGCGGTCTGCTCTTCGGCCTCTCACGCAAAGCCGCGACCGAGTTCTCGTTCTTCCTCGCCATGCCGACCATGGTCGGCGCCGCGGTGTACTCCGGCTATAAATACCGCGACCTGTTTCAGCCCAACGACCTGCCAGTCTTCGCCCTTGGCTTCGTCACCGCATTCATCTTTGCGATGATCGCCGTGCGTGGCTTGCTGAAGTTTATTGCCAACCACAGCTATGCGGCGTTCGCGTGGTATCGGATCGGTTTTGGATTGTTGATTCTGGCGACTTGGGTGTTTGGCTGGGTGAACTGGACGGCGGCTGCGGCCGCTTGA
- a CDS encoding phosphohydrolase: MNEILTSTGKRFELFKPDTIMIDPYDISHALAHLCNFNGHAREFYSVAQHSCIVAALVPEEHKLAALLYAAADAYVALIDEHPSVWMFVHQHFEELIWQRICERFDLPLETPECVYQASLVAMATEHRDLMPTDADICDYLDGIEPSAETIRPCPPKDARNAYHQRLMDQLDIEHRRKAA; this comes from the coding sequence ATGAACGAGATTCTGACTTCTACCGGCAAACGCTTCGAACTGTTCAAGCCCGACACCATCATGATTGACCCATACGACATCTCGCACGCGCTCGCTCATCTGTGCAACTTCAACGGCCATGCCCGAGAGTTTTACAGTGTTGCTCAGCACAGCTGCATCGTTGCCGCCTTGGTGCCAGAAGAGCACAAACTCGCAGCTCTACTTTATGCCGCCGCCGACGCTTATGTGGCCCTCATCGACGAACACCCCAGCGTGTGGATGTTCGTCCACCAGCATTTTGAAGAGCTTATCTGGCAACGTATTTGCGAGCGATTTGACCTACCCCTCGAGACCCCTGAGTGCGTGTACCAGGCCAGCCTCGTTGCAATGGCCACCGAGCACCGCGATCTCATGCCAACCGATGCGGATATCTGCGATTACCTAGACGGTATCGAACCTTCAGCCGAAACCATCCGCCCTTGTCCACCCAAAGACGCTCGGAACGCGTATCACCAGCGCCTGATGGATCAACTCGATATCGAACACCGGAGGAAAGCGGCATGA
- a CDS encoding YjbH domain-containing protein: MKLRFAAVLLLPCGLAHAEPRITQNDFGGTGLLQTPTARMAPAGELSVNANRTDPYSRYSVSLQPLDWLEGSFRYTAITNRPYGSEALSGSQSYKDKAVDAKVRLWQESHWAPEVALGFRDIGGTGLFSSEFFVANKRFDNFDFSAGIAWGYIGNRGDFDNPLGYVSNRFDTRPALEGTGDVNSGSYFRGKPSLFGGVSYQTPWDRLSLKLEFEGNDYKNEPKDNEIKQDSPINLGAVFKVTDSIDLSAAWERGNTAMFGVTFHTNFVSRKAPAKTYDPTPEPLPAKAPTTSMEQVNWADVSRRLQQNAGYKVERISQRDSELIVYGEQQRYFHSSKAVGRASRILDNSVNDDIDWFTVVNKRYDLPLEETSLPRQTFREVINNEEPLQSLHRTTEINPAMPRNEKTLYTEAPQHFSYGVGLGFKQNVGGPDGLLYQFSADADAEYRFNRNTWWSGLLSANLVNNFDKFVYDAPSGLPRVRTDLRQYLTTSNTTMPLFQLSHAEQLDKDLYGMVYGGYLESMFAGVGAEVLFRPTGERWSVGADLNWVRQRDFDQGFALRDYSVVTGHITGYTDLPFDTLAAVSVGRYLAGDWGTTVDISREFFNGVRVGAWATITTASSAEYGEGSFDKGLYLSIPFDEMMSMSTMRRANLVWAPLTRDGGARLSRSYQLHSMTDSREGDMFYRNFEKITE, from the coding sequence TTGAAGTTACGTTTTGCAGCTGTGTTGTTATTGCCCTGCGGTCTGGCCCACGCCGAGCCGCGCATCACCCAGAATGACTTCGGTGGCACCGGCCTGTTGCAGACGCCGACGGCGCGCATGGCCCCGGCCGGCGAGCTGAGCGTCAACGCCAATCGCACCGACCCTTACAGCCGCTACAGCGTGTCGTTGCAGCCGCTGGACTGGCTCGAAGGTTCGTTTCGCTACACCGCGATCACCAACCGGCCGTACGGCTCGGAGGCCCTCAGCGGCAGTCAAAGCTACAAGGACAAGGCGGTCGACGCCAAAGTGCGCCTGTGGCAGGAAAGCCACTGGGCGCCGGAAGTGGCGCTGGGCTTTCGAGATATCGGTGGTACCGGTTTGTTCTCCAGCGAATTCTTCGTCGCCAACAAGCGTTTCGACAATTTCGATTTCAGTGCGGGCATCGCCTGGGGCTACATCGGTAATCGCGGCGACTTCGACAACCCGTTGGGCTACGTCAGCAATCGCTTCGATACCCGCCCGGCCCTTGAAGGCACCGGCGACGTCAACTCCGGCTCGTACTTTCGTGGCAAACCGTCGCTGTTCGGTGGCGTAAGCTATCAGACGCCTTGGGATCGTCTCAGCCTGAAACTGGAGTTCGAAGGCAACGATTACAAGAACGAGCCGAAGGACAACGAAATCAAACAGGACTCGCCGATCAACCTCGGCGCGGTGTTCAAGGTCACCGATTCGATCGATCTGAGCGCCGCGTGGGAGCGGGGCAATACGGCGATGTTCGGCGTCACCTTCCACACCAATTTCGTCAGCCGCAAGGCGCCGGCCAAAACCTACGATCCGACCCCCGAACCGCTGCCGGCGAAGGCCCCGACGACCTCGATGGAGCAGGTCAACTGGGCCGATGTGTCGCGGCGTCTGCAGCAGAATGCCGGGTACAAGGTCGAGCGCATCAGCCAGCGCGATTCCGAGCTGATCGTGTATGGCGAGCAGCAGCGATATTTTCATTCGTCCAAGGCTGTCGGCCGCGCGAGCCGGATTCTCGACAACAGCGTCAACGACGACATCGACTGGTTCACCGTGGTCAACAAGCGCTACGACTTGCCGCTGGAAGAAACCAGCCTGCCGCGCCAGACCTTTCGCGAGGTGATCAACAACGAGGAGCCGTTGCAGTCGCTGCACCGCACCACCGAAATCAACCCGGCGATGCCGCGCAACGAGAAAACCCTCTACACCGAAGCGCCGCAGCATTTCAGCTATGGGGTCGGTCTGGGCTTCAAGCAGAACGTTGGCGGCCCGGACGGTTTGCTCTATCAATTCAGTGCCGACGCGGACGCGGAATATCGCTTCAACCGCAACACCTGGTGGAGCGGTTTGCTCAGCGCCAATCTGGTCAACAACTTCGACAAATTCGTCTACGACGCACCGAGCGGATTACCGCGCGTGCGCACGGATTTGCGCCAGTACCTGACCACCTCCAACACGACCATGCCGTTGTTCCAGCTCAGCCATGCCGAGCAGTTGGACAAGGATCTCTACGGCATGGTTTATGGCGGTTATCTGGAATCGATGTTTGCCGGCGTCGGTGCCGAAGTGCTGTTCCGTCCGACAGGCGAGCGCTGGTCGGTGGGCGCGGATTTGAACTGGGTGCGCCAGCGCGATTTCGATCAAGGCTTCGCGTTGCGCGATTACTCCGTGGTGACCGGGCATATCACTGGCTATACCGATCTGCCTTTCGACACGCTGGCCGCGGTCAGTGTCGGTCGTTATCTGGCCGGGGACTGGGGCACGACCGTGGACATCTCCCGCGAGTTCTTCAACGGCGTGCGCGTCGGTGCCTGGGCGACCATTACCACGGCCAGCAGCGCCGAATACGGCGAAGGTAGTTTCGACAAGGGCCTGTACCTGTCGATCCCGTTCGACGAAATGATGAGCATGTCGACCATGCGCCGCGCCAACCTGGTCTGGGCGCCACTGACCCGAGATGGCGGCGCCCGACTGAGCCGCAGCTATCAACTGCACTCGATGACGGATAGCCGGGAAGGGGACATGTTCTATCGCAACTTCGAGAAGATTACCGAGTAA
- a CDS encoding pyocin activator PrtN family protein, with translation MNTLFLLMAQYNGQAVIPLDRVCADYMNLTVEKFKAKQLTGEIDIPIVRLGPNSQKAGLGIHLRDLADYIDCQRKKALADHNKLMNRVG, from the coding sequence ATGAACACCCTTTTCCTTTTGATGGCCCAGTACAACGGGCAAGCGGTCATCCCCCTGGATCGAGTCTGTGCAGACTACATGAATTTAACTGTCGAAAAATTCAAAGCAAAACAGCTTACCGGCGAGATCGACATACCAATTGTTCGGCTAGGTCCAAACAGCCAGAAAGCCGGGCTCGGCATCCACCTCAGGGATCTCGCAGATTACATAGACTGCCAACGGAAAAAAGCCTTAGCTGATCACAATAAACTCATGAACCGAGTGGGATAA